TATCTCTTCAATTTCATTTAATAATTTTAATAAGTCCATTATATATCACCCTTCAACTTTTTATTTAGATTATATTCTACTATTTCTGGAACTAATTTACTTATATCTCCATTAAATTTAGCTATTTCTTTTACTACAGAAGAACTTAAAAAAGAGTATTTGCTACTTGTCATTAAAAAGAAGGTTTCCAATTCTTCATCTAACATAGTATTAGTAAGAGCCATTTGAAACTCATACTCAAAATCAGAAAGTGCTCTTAGTCCTTTTAAAATAATTGAAACATCCTTACTTTTAGCATAATCTATAAGCAATCCAGCAAAGCTATCTATTTCTACATTTTCAATATCTTTAGTTGTATTCTTTAATAACTCAACTCTCTCTTCAACATTAAACAATGAATTTTTTGAAGGATTATTTAAAACTGTCACTATTATTTTATCAAACTTTTTACTTGCCCTTTTTATAATATCTAAATGTCCGTTAGTTACTGGATCAAAACTACCTGGATATATTACTGTCATAATTATGCCTCCTGTATTTTAAAGAAAGATATGGATGTTTCTCCATAATTTCTTATATTTATATTATACTTTTCATTAAAAATATTAAGATTTAAATCTTTTTCGTGTTCAGCTATTATTACTCCATCTTCAGTTAATAAATCATATTTTTCTATAAGTTTTATACTTTCAATAATTAAATTTTTATTATATGGTGGATCTAAAAATATATAATGAAACTTAATATCTTTATCTCTAAAAATATTAAGAGCATTAGTATAATTCATTTTATAGACCTCTGATTTATTTTTAAAATTAGTTTTTTCTAGATTTTCTATTATAGTCTTATAACTATTAATTTCATTATCTATGAAAAAGCATTTTTCTGCTCCTCTGCTTAAAAATTCTATACCAATTGATCCACTTCCAGCAAACAAATCTAATACAATGTCATCTGAATACACATTTATTATATTAAATAATGTTTCTTTCATTTTGTCTGTAGTTGGTCTAGTATTAGTTCCTTTTGGAGCTTTTAATTTATGTCCTTTAGCAGTTCCTGTTATAACTCTCAAAATCAAACCTCCAGTATTACCTTATTTCTAATTTAGCTTTACTTTATTTTAGCATATAAATTAAATTGATACAAAGTAAATTTAAAATAGAATAATTTTATTAAAAAAGGTTAAAATAAATAAGTATTAAATATTATTTCCATTTCAAAATACTTTCAACTATGATTATATTTTTCATCTATCTTATCACAAATTAAAAGAAAGAAGTTTTTTCTTTCTTTTAATTTGTTTTTTAGTTTTATCAATTAAAAGAAATATCATTCAACTTTTCAGATATAAGCTTATAAACCTTATTTTTTATTTTTATGTTTTTAGTCAATTCTAATTTTGGATCTTCTGTTAATATATCTTGTGAAATCTTTTGTGCAATTTTCAAAATTTTAATATCTGTAAATATATTTGCTAGTTTAAATTCTGGAATACCATGCTGTCTTACTCCAAAAAATTCACCAGGCCCTCTTAATTCTAAATCTTTTTCTGAAATTATAAATCCATTAGAAGTCTTTTCCATAATTCTCATTCTTTCTCTTGCAATTTTATTTTTACCTTTATTTATTAATATACAATATGATTTATACTCTCCTCTGCCAACTCTACCTCTTAATTGATGAAGTTGAGCAAGACCAAACCTTTCAGAATTTATTACAATCATAATATTTGCATTAGCAACATTTACTCCCACCTCAATTACTGTGGTAGATATTAATACTTGTATAATATTCTCTTTAAACTGTTTCATTATTTCATCTTTT
The DNA window shown above is from Senegalia massiliensis and carries:
- the coaD gene encoding pantetheine-phosphate adenylyltransferase; amino-acid sequence: MTVIYPGSFDPVTNGHLDIIKRASKKFDKIIVTVLNNPSKNSLFNVEERVELLKNTTKDIENVEIDSFAGLLIDYAKSKDVSIILKGLRALSDFEYEFQMALTNTMLDEELETFFLMTSSKYSFLSSSVVKEIAKFNGDISKLVPEIVEYNLNKKLKGDI
- the rsmD gene encoding 16S rRNA (guanine(966)-N(2))-methyltransferase RsmD; the protein is MRVITGTAKGHKLKAPKGTNTRPTTDKMKETLFNIINVYSDDIVLDLFAGSGSIGIEFLSRGAEKCFFIDNEINSYKTIIENLEKTNFKNKSEVYKMNYTNALNIFRDKDIKFHYIFLDPPYNKNLIIESIKLIEKYDLLTEDGVIIAEHEKDLNLNIFNEKYNINIRNYGETSISFFKIQEA